Proteins found in one Sorghum bicolor cultivar BTx623 chromosome 1, Sorghum_bicolor_NCBIv3, whole genome shotgun sequence genomic segment:
- the LOC8059247 gene encoding uncharacterized protein LOC8059247, translated as MLHYIPLPPRSILFLLLSARVKYGTARAPDRMLARSLTLQLASIMSSWLHSSDQRRSWKRSWAARALSSCSLPPLGLLAFFAIVVFFLAVSGYVDYKAIERRAEIGARVFAVPLALAAAFLLFAGLSWRRRYWTTRRMRQRAANQYTWSSHDASSSSAAPWGVAVAVAILLLMMTFQESVHSMWFRPLWDSDYYDP; from the coding sequence ATGCTTCATTATATTCCACTACCACCGAGATcgattctctttcttcttctctccgCGCGCGTTAAGTATGGAACCGCGCGCGCGCCGGATCGGATGCTCGCTCGATCACTCACACTCCAGCTAGCTAGCATCATGTCGTCGTGGCTGCACTCCTCCGACCAGCGGCGATCCTGGAAGCGCAGCTGGGCGGCGCGCGCCCTGTCGTCGTGCTCGCTGCCGCCGCTCGGCCTGCTAGCCTTCTTCGCCATCGTCGTCTTCTTCCTCGCCGTCTCCGGGTACGTGGACTACAAGGCCATCGAGCGCCGCGCCGAGATCGGCGCCCGCGTCTTCGCCGTGCCGCtcgccctcgccgccgcctTCCTCCTCTTCGCCGGGCTCAGCTGGCGCCGCAGGTACTGGACCACCAGGAGGATGAGGCAAAGGGCGGCGAACCAATACACATGGTCGTCGCACGACGCGTCGTCCTCGTCGGCGGCGCCGTGGggcgtggcggtggcggtggccatACTGCTGCTCATGATGACGTTCCAGGAGTCCGTTCACTCCATGTGGTTCAGGCCGCTCTGGGACTCCGACTACTACGACCCCTAA